The Quercus robur chromosome 3, dhQueRobu3.1, whole genome shotgun sequence DNA segment ATGTGTTTATAAGATAAAAAGAACAAATGTTTGCGTGTAGAACTTAATTTTTAATGCATACAAATTATCTTTGACTTTTTAGTGCCTCTTTTGCCTTAAGGGTGTTTCTCTTTATGGAAGATGAGGGTGTGTCCTATAGAGGCATACCTGCATGCATACAAGCACATATTGTCATCTCATAGACACATCCACGATCACATATTAAGctccaaacttatttaaaaaaaaataattctggGATTATGGGATTTCCATGTAGACGATCCTAGTTTTGTTGAAGCATTCAACAGcatagaaagagagagtaccCCAAGAAGAGCATTAAGAGCAGCACGTAGTTCAGTCTTTACAGAGTGACAGACATCCACATTTTCATCTGTTGTCCTAATGGCTTCCCATACCCTTTCTGATATTCCAGGACCCAAATCAGGTTTGACAGTACTGACCCATTCACCATggtttttcttgaattcataCCTATGCTTTGCAAAATTAGCAAGTTAAGGAGCCAATGTTTATATAAGAACAGTATTTTCATCTAGAAAGATCCACACCAATATCACAGTTATCATTCAAGTCGTTTGAATCAATTGAGATAGTGAAAATCAGCACCTTTGAAGCAGCCGCATGGCACTTGAAAGGGCTGCCAAAGATGGTATATTGTACTCTTGATCTGCATTTTCCTTAGTCATAAATTGTTTTAAACTCGGAACTTTTTCCTTGACATAGTCCCCAAGGATTGCATGCTTTACAAGATCACCTGCATTATTTGTGAAAAGCATGGTGCGATATCTCattcagtgaaaaaaaaaaaacttgtgcaACCATGGATGTGTTTGGAAACagaaaaacaatgaaatattACTCTAtgacataaaatttataaagatctaagctttctctctctctttgtagcATTTGAGAGGTCTCATTCTCCACATGACTAAGGAGACACTCTAGTTAATTGCCATCTTTTTCAGGGTGATACTGCATAAATCCACTATAGACAGTgcttttgtaattaaaattctaaGGAAACTAGATTGAATTATTTCAAATCTATATGATGTATGAACTCATCCCACATATAGAACTATAcaaacaacaaatttatatGGTCTATGCACTAACCTCCAAAGAGCTTGCTCACTGATTTAAAAAGTGGTTCAGTAACACGATCACTTGGAATGGCTGAAAGCTGGAAACAATCCTCAGCAATAATTATCTGAGAGGGGTTGACAGCATCCACATTAGGTAATTGCAGTAGTACTCGTCCAACTCTGTTCAAAATCACAGGATCCCTAGCAAACCATCCTGGATGAGAAAttggtgttaaaaaaaaaagtgtatgcCATTAAAAGGACCAAATAGATAAGGAATCACTAATCACACTATTATACAAAATAGCAGCAATTTTGGTCTTGAGACATTgaggaaaaactcaaaaaacagAAGTTTCTTGTTGCATCATTGTCTAAACCAATGTACCAATGTCAACAATATCATCACCATATGGCCATACCTTTCAGGTGCAGAGTTGAATTTGTTTCAGATATACACAATTTTAAGTTTAGACATTTCAAATCAAGCCATTGATTAGCTTCAGCTCCTTACCCATGCGATCAAAACTCTGTGCCATAGGAATAACTCCAGTTGTAGAAATGACATCATGTGAAGGCCGAAAGCCAAGAATTCCACAGTATGATGCAGGTACTCTTATACTTCCTCCAGTGTCAGTTCCTACGAAAGAAAGtactttttgtttaaatttattgaGGAAAATCCAAGAAACATAAAAATTGTCCATGAAAGAAACTCGCCTAAGGCAAAATCAACAAGCTTTGCTCCTACAGCAACAGCAGATCCACTGGAAGATCCTCCGGGTACCCGATCAGGAGCACATGGATTTCTAGGTGTGCCATAATGTATATTTTCTCCATTTATACTGTGAAAAATATGCTGTCCTTCATTGATATGCCCAACAACTATGATGTGAATATTAaagggccttttttttttttttttcaaggtgaATAACTAAGTGAGGCCTCAACTATTTAGTAAGCTATTAGAAACTAGGCAGACATGTATTTTTTCAGTATCATATTTCATGTCATTTTccatgt contains these protein-coding regions:
- the LOC126717074 gene encoding amidase 1-like, whose product is MAIDSDYGAFMEKFVLQPSPSAHELPLNSLTFAVKDIYDVDGYVTGFGNPDWARTHPAATSTAPAVLSLLRAGATCIGKTVMDEMAYSINGENIHYGTPRNPCAPDRVPGGSSSGSAVAVGAKLVDFALGTDTGGSIRVPASYCGILGFRPSHDVISTTGVIPMAQSFDRMGWFARDPVILNRVGRVLLQLPNVDAVNPSQIIIAEDCFQLSAIPSDRVTEPLFKSVSKLFGGDLVKHAILGDYVKEKVPSLKQFMTKENADQEYNIPSLAALSSAMRLLQRYEFKKNHGEWVSTVKPDLGPGISERVWEAIRTTDENVDVCHSVKTELRAALNALLGDCGVLAIPTVPGPPPKLQCDPIPLEAFRAKAFSLLSIAGVSGFCQVSIPLGLYDNLPVAISLLAKHGSDGFLLNLVESLYKNIQEEVGIAEKKGY